Proteins encoded by one window of Pelomicrobium methylotrophicum:
- a CDS encoding type II toxin-antitoxin system Phd/YefM family antitoxin, with protein MSGIKKSGVEAARKNLSALLEQAYRGEPSLITRHGKVYAAIVPPSYLNKRPGRVDLRALRGTGKGLWGRSVRGAIARMRDEWR; from the coding sequence ATGAGCGGCATCAAGAAAAGCGGCGTCGAGGCGGCCCGCAAGAACCTCTCTGCCTTGCTCGAACAGGCCTACCGCGGTGAGCCGAGCCTGATCACGCGGCACGGTAAGGTTTATGCAGCCATTGTCCCCCCTTCTTATCTGAATAAGCGTCCCGGGAGGGTCGATCTGCGTGCCCTGCGGGGGACGGGCAAGGGGCTCTGGGGCAGATCGGTCAGAGGCGCGATCGCACGGATGCGAGACGAATGGCGGTAA
- the mdeB gene encoding alpha-ketoglutarate dehydrogenase, with protein sequence MEPLIDIDPQETREWLDALEALIQEEGEPRAEYLLQKLFDTARRRCRRLRFNATTAYVNTIPLEEQPPYPGDLALEERITALVRWNALAMVVRANREHPELGGHIASYASAADLFEVGFNHFFRAAGDPRQEGVRGADLVYFQPHSAPGVYARAFLEGRLSEEQLAHYRRETSGRGLSSYCHPWLMPDFWQFPTGSMGLGPINAIYQARFMKYLHDRGLLDTQGRKVWAFVGDGEMDEPESLAGLSLAAREKLDNLIFVVNCNLQRLDGPVRGNGSIIQELEGLFTGAGWNVIKLLWGSDWDPLFARDREGVLLRRLHETVDGELQKYAATDGRFNREHFFNKYPELKQLVAHLSDDDIDRLHRGGHDPIKIYAAYHAAVNHRGQPTVILAQTKKGYGMGHWGQGKMGAHQQKKLEDEALLAFRDRFHVPLSDEEVKSLRFLKPADDMPEMKYLHARRKALGGYLPARSSAAPPLPAPPLDTFAKILAGSGDREESTTLVFVRLLSQLLREPAVGQRIVPIVADEARTFGMQSLFRQVAIYSSVGQLYEPEDRDELLYYKEAKDGQILEEGITEAGAISSWLAAATSYSTHGIPMVPFYIFYSMFGFQRVGDLIWAAADSRPRGFLLGATSGRTTLAGEGLQHQDGSSHLIASTVPNCRAYDPCFGYELAVILQDGMRRMLEAQEDVFYYVTLMNENYAHPAKPQGVEADIVRGMYLFKRRDGAKVQLLGSGALLREALAAAQLLEQDWGVAANVWSVTSFTELRRDGMAVARRNRLQLDQARTSSHVEKCLGPTEGPVVAVSDYVSAVADLIRPWVPRRYVALGTDGFGRSDTRKSLRRFFEVSREHIAFAALAALHDEGMIERSIAEQAAKRYGIDPTKPAPWSC encoded by the coding sequence ATGGAACCACTCATCGACATCGATCCCCAGGAAACCCGCGAATGGCTGGACGCCCTGGAAGCGCTGATCCAGGAGGAAGGCGAGCCGCGCGCCGAGTATCTGCTGCAGAAGCTTTTCGACACAGCCCGCAGGCGCTGCCGTCGGCTGCGATTCAACGCCACGACGGCGTACGTGAACACTATCCCTTTGGAGGAGCAGCCGCCCTATCCCGGCGACCTGGCGCTTGAGGAACGCATCACAGCGCTGGTGCGGTGGAACGCGCTGGCCATGGTGGTGCGCGCCAACCGCGAGCACCCGGAACTGGGTGGCCACATCGCGAGCTACGCCTCCGCAGCCGACCTGTTCGAGGTGGGCTTCAACCATTTCTTCCGGGCGGCGGGAGATCCCCGGCAGGAAGGCGTCCGCGGCGCAGACCTGGTCTATTTCCAACCCCACTCCGCGCCGGGCGTGTACGCCCGCGCCTTCCTCGAAGGGCGGCTGTCAGAGGAACAACTCGCCCACTACCGGCGCGAAACGAGCGGCCGAGGGCTGTCGTCGTACTGCCATCCTTGGCTGATGCCGGACTTCTGGCAGTTCCCCACCGGCTCCATGGGGCTCGGGCCCATCAACGCCATTTACCAGGCGCGGTTCATGAAGTACCTGCACGACCGGGGGCTTCTGGACACGCAGGGACGCAAGGTCTGGGCCTTCGTGGGCGACGGCGAGATGGACGAGCCCGAGTCGCTGGCGGGGCTTTCCCTCGCAGCGCGGGAAAAACTGGACAACCTGATTTTCGTGGTCAACTGCAACCTGCAGCGGCTGGACGGCCCCGTGCGCGGCAACGGCTCCATCATCCAGGAGCTGGAAGGCCTCTTCACCGGGGCCGGTTGGAACGTGATCAAGCTGCTGTGGGGCTCCGACTGGGACCCCTTATTCGCCCGCGACCGCGAAGGGGTCCTCCTCAGGCGGCTTCACGAGACGGTGGACGGCGAGCTGCAGAAATACGCCGCCACCGACGGCCGCTTCAACCGGGAACACTTCTTCAACAAGTACCCGGAGCTCAAGCAGCTGGTGGCCCATCTGTCCGACGACGACATCGACCGGCTCCATCGCGGCGGTCATGATCCCATCAAGATTTACGCCGCCTACCATGCCGCGGTGAACCATCGCGGCCAGCCCACTGTGATTCTCGCCCAGACCAAAAAGGGTTACGGCATGGGCCACTGGGGCCAGGGCAAAATGGGTGCCCACCAGCAGAAGAAGCTGGAGGACGAGGCGCTGCTCGCCTTCCGGGACCGCTTCCACGTGCCGCTCTCCGACGAGGAGGTCAAGAGCCTGCGCTTTCTGAAGCCGGCCGACGACATGCCGGAGATGAAGTACCTGCACGCGCGGCGCAAAGCGCTGGGCGGCTACCTGCCGGCCCGATCCAGCGCGGCGCCGCCGCTGCCGGCGCCGCCGCTTGATACCTTCGCCAAAATCCTGGCAGGCTCCGGCGATCGCGAGGAATCCACCACCCTGGTGTTCGTGCGCCTGCTCTCCCAGCTCCTGCGGGAGCCCGCTGTCGGCCAGCGCATCGTCCCCATCGTGGCCGACGAGGCGCGCACCTTCGGCATGCAATCCCTGTTCCGCCAAGTGGCCATCTACTCTTCAGTGGGCCAGCTCTACGAGCCGGAAGATCGGGATGAGCTGCTCTACTACAAGGAGGCCAAGGACGGCCAAATCTTGGAAGAGGGTATCACCGAGGCGGGCGCCATTTCTTCCTGGCTCGCCGCGGCGACGTCCTATTCCACCCACGGCATCCCCATGGTGCCCTTCTACATTTTCTACTCCATGTTCGGTTTCCAGCGCGTCGGCGATCTGATCTGGGCGGCAGCGGACTCGCGCCCGCGGGGCTTCCTGCTCGGGGCGACCTCAGGTCGCACCACCTTGGCGGGCGAGGGACTGCAGCACCAGGACGGATCGAGCCACCTGATCGCCTCCACCGTGCCCAACTGCCGTGCCTACGATCCCTGCTTCGGTTACGAGCTGGCCGTGATCCTGCAGGACGGCATGCGCCGGATGCTGGAAGCGCAGGAGGACGTCTTCTACTACGTCACCTTGATGAACGAGAATTACGCGCACCCGGCCAAGCCGCAGGGCGTGGAAGCCGACATCGTGCGCGGTATGTACCTCTTCAAGCGCCGCGACGGGGCGAAGGTCCAGCTGCTCGGCAGCGGCGCGCTTCTGCGCGAGGCGCTCGCGGCGGCCCAGCTCCTGGAGCAGGACTGGGGAGTCGCGGCAAACGTGTGGAGCGTTACAAGCTTCACCGAGCTGCGGCGCGACGGCATGGCGGTCGCGCGCCGCAACCGCCTGCAGCTCGACCAAGCGCGAACGTCGAGCCACGTGGAAAAGTGCCTGGGCCCGACCGAGGGGCCGGTGGTGGCGGTAAGCGACTACGTCTCGGCGGTGGCGGACTTGATCCGGCCCTGGGTCCCGCGCCGCTATGTGGCGCTTGGCACCGACGGCTTCGGCCGCAGCGACACACGAAAGAGCCTTCGCCGCTTCTTCGAGGTGAGCCGGGAACATATCGCCTTTGCGGCGCTCGCGGCCCTACACGACGAAGGGATGATCGAGCGTTCGATCGCCGAGCAGGCGGCCAAGCGTTATGGAATCGACCCCACGAAACCGGCGCCCTGGTCGTGCTGA
- a CDS encoding Lrp/AsnC family transcriptional regulator, whose translation MPNIALDAVDRRILEVLQQEARIPNVALAERVHLSPSPCLRRVRELERSGVIQRYVALLNPLALGLTVSVFIQVALEKQVESALEAFERAIRERPEVMECYLMTGEADYLLRVVVPDVPSLERFIVDFLSKVPGVGNIKSSFALKQVKYNTALPL comes from the coding sequence ATGCCAAACATTGCGCTCGATGCTGTCGACCGCAGAATCTTGGAGGTCCTGCAGCAGGAGGCGCGGATCCCCAACGTGGCGCTGGCCGAGCGGGTGCACCTCTCGCCCAGCCCCTGCCTGCGGCGGGTGCGGGAGTTGGAACGCTCGGGCGTCATCCAGCGCTATGTCGCGTTGCTCAATCCGCTGGCCTTGGGGCTTACGGTGTCAGTGTTTATCCAGGTGGCGCTGGAGAAGCAGGTGGAATCGGCGCTGGAGGCGTTCGAGCGCGCCATCCGCGAGCGGCCCGAGGTGATGGAGTGTTACTTGATGACCGGTGAGGCCGATTACCTGCTGCGGGTGGTGGTGCCCGACGTGCCGTCGCTGGAGCGCTTCATCGTCGATTTCCTGTCCAAGGTCCCGGGGGTGGGCAACATCAAGTCCAGCTTCGCGCTGAAGCAGGTGAAGTACAATACCGCTTTACCGCTTTAG
- a CDS encoding SDR family NAD(P)-dependent oxidoreductase codes for MGATMAGILQGKVALVTGVSGGGQVGIAVAQALAAEGAVLGIAARSRDRLEARAQELRASGARVLPIAADLTDEAQVNQVIERMIGDFGRIDILVNLAGGLTRYKPAVEHTLEDWHHEVGNNLLSAFLCSRAVFPRMKEAGGGSIVNFSRAGTPQPNMVAYNCAKAGVEALTRTLALEGREGGIRVNAIAPGLVDTATNIEAMKPKDLKRWVKREDIARVVVFLASDASAGVTGQTIPVTGWGI; via the coding sequence ATGGGTGCGACCATGGCAGGCATCTTGCAAGGAAAAGTTGCGCTGGTGACGGGGGTGAGCGGCGGCGGCCAGGTCGGGATCGCCGTGGCCCAAGCCCTCGCGGCGGAGGGGGCGGTGCTCGGTATCGCCGCCCGCAGCCGCGATCGGCTCGAGGCGCGGGCTCAGGAGCTGCGGGCGAGCGGCGCGCGAGTGCTTCCCATCGCGGCGGACCTCACCGATGAAGCCCAGGTGAACCAGGTGATCGAGCGCATGATCGGCGACTTCGGCAGGATCGATATCCTGGTGAATCTCGCCGGTGGATTGACCCGGTACAAGCCCGCCGTCGAGCACACGCTCGAAGACTGGCATCACGAGGTTGGCAACAATCTGCTCTCCGCTTTCCTCTGCTCGCGGGCAGTGTTTCCGCGCATGAAAGAGGCGGGAGGCGGCTCGATCGTCAACTTCTCCCGCGCCGGCACTCCCCAGCCCAACATGGTCGCCTACAACTGCGCCAAGGCAGGGGTGGAAGCCCTCACCCGGACGCTTGCCCTCGAGGGCAGGGAGGGGGGCATCCGGGTCAACGCCATCGCCCCGGGGCTCGTGGACACGGCGACCAACATCGAGGCCATGAAACCCAAAGACCTCAAGAGGTGGGTCAAGCGCGAAGACATCGCCCGGGTCGTGGTGTTTCTTGCCTCCGACGCGTCGGCAGGAGTGACCGGCCAGACGATCCCTGTGACCGGCTGGGGAATCTGA
- a CDS encoding 2-dehydropantoate 2-reductase, whose amino-acid sequence MKIAIVGAGGVGGYFGARLAVGGADVTFIARGAHLQAMQEKGLRVRSALGDLHLQPVKAVSDPAGVGPVDLVIIGVKLWSTEEAVEAVKPLLGPRTGVVSFQNGVDAIGILTRHLERGHVMGGVAHIAALIEAPGVIRHHGTLARLTFGELDGSASPRAKTFLHACERAGIEADLSQDIQRAIWEKFVFLVGLSGMTCLTRTPIGPIREEPFTREVLRDVMGEAAAVARAKGVNLPEDTIDRQMQFTDSLPRDMVSSMLGDLRRGNRLEVAWLAGAVVRLGKEAGVPTPLNRAIYAALKLHANGAAHNDG is encoded by the coding sequence GTGAAGATCGCCATCGTCGGAGCCGGCGGCGTCGGCGGCTATTTCGGGGCGCGGCTCGCCGTCGGGGGAGCGGATGTGACTTTCATCGCCCGGGGCGCCCATCTGCAAGCCATGCAGGAGAAGGGGCTACGCGTGCGCTCTGCTTTGGGAGACCTGCACCTTCAGCCGGTAAAGGCGGTGAGCGATCCGGCGGGCGTGGGGCCCGTGGATCTGGTCATCATCGGGGTGAAGCTCTGGAGCACGGAAGAGGCGGTGGAGGCGGTGAAACCCTTGCTCGGGCCGCGCACGGGCGTCGTCTCCTTCCAGAACGGAGTGGATGCCATCGGCATTCTGACCCGCCACCTGGAGCGCGGGCACGTCATGGGTGGCGTCGCCCACATCGCGGCCCTCATCGAAGCCCCGGGCGTCATCCGCCACCATGGCACCCTGGCCAGGCTCACTTTCGGCGAGCTGGACGGGTCTGCCTCGCCCCGCGCGAAGACGTTCCTCCATGCCTGCGAGCGGGCTGGGATCGAGGCCGATCTGTCGCAAGACATCCAGCGGGCTATCTGGGAGAAATTCGTGTTCCTGGTGGGGCTCTCGGGCATGACGTGCTTGACGCGCACGCCCATCGGCCCGATCCGGGAAGAGCCGTTCACCCGGGAAGTGCTGCGGGACGTAATGGGCGAAGCGGCGGCCGTGGCCCGCGCCAAGGGCGTCAACCTCCCCGAGGACACGATAGATCGGCAAATGCAGTTCACCGACAGCCTGCCCCGTGACATGGTCTCTTCCATGCTGGGGGATCTGCGACGGGGCAACCGGCTCGAGGTGGCGTGGCTTGCCGGTGCAGTCGTGCGGCTGGGAAAGGAAGCCGGCGTCCCTACGCCCCTCAACCGGGCCATCTACGCGGCGCTGAAGCTGCACGCGAACGGCGCCGCTCACAACGACGGCTAG
- a CDS encoding pyridoxal phosphate-dependent aminotransferase: protein MSRQASSIARRMSAIRPFQVMELLARAKALEAQGRSIVHMEIGEPDFDTPAPVVAAARRVLDKGSVPYASAAGLPALREAIAEWYRARYGVEVAPSRILVTPGSSGALLLAAGVLLDPGDRVLMADPSYPCNRNFVRFVGAESVGVPVGPETAYQLSPALIDAHWSETVRMVMLASPSNPTGTTIAPDALRAIVEQVQTRGARLIVDEIYHGLTYGRELGTALAVSPEVFVINSFSKYFGMTGWRIGWLVCPESYRREAEKLAQNIFISASTLSQQAAMAAFTPECVEILEARRREFQRRRDFLVPALRALGFDIPVVPEGAFYVYAGCSRLTDDSDRFCFDLLERAGVAVTPGTDFGEHRARGHVRFAYTTSLEHLEEGVERLRRFLG, encoded by the coding sequence ATGTCCCGCCAAGCGTCCTCCATCGCCCGGCGCATGAGCGCCATCCGGCCGTTCCAGGTGATGGAGCTGCTCGCCCGCGCCAAGGCCCTGGAGGCCCAAGGTCGTTCCATCGTGCACATGGAAATCGGCGAACCGGATTTTGACACGCCGGCGCCGGTGGTGGCCGCGGCGCGCCGGGTGCTGGACAAGGGATCCGTCCCTTACGCTTCGGCGGCGGGGCTTCCTGCGCTGCGGGAGGCGATCGCCGAATGGTATCGCGCCCGCTACGGCGTCGAAGTGGCGCCGTCGCGCATCCTGGTGACGCCCGGCTCGTCGGGGGCGTTGCTGCTCGCTGCGGGTGTGCTCCTCGACCCGGGGGACCGCGTCCTGATGGCGGACCCGAGCTACCCCTGCAACCGGAACTTTGTGCGCTTTGTCGGCGCGGAAAGCGTCGGCGTGCCCGTGGGGCCGGAGACTGCCTACCAGCTTTCGCCGGCATTGATCGATGCCCACTGGAGCGAAACGGTGCGCATGGTCATGCTCGCTTCGCCGTCCAACCCGACCGGGACAACGATCGCGCCCGATGCCCTCAGGGCCATCGTGGAACAGGTGCAGACGCGCGGCGCACGGCTCATCGTGGACGAGATCTACCACGGCCTCACCTACGGGCGCGAGCTCGGCACGGCGCTTGCGGTCTCGCCCGAGGTGTTCGTGATCAACAGCTTCTCCAAGTATTTTGGCATGACGGGTTGGCGTATCGGCTGGCTGGTGTGCCCGGAGAGCTATCGGCGGGAGGCCGAGAAGCTGGCCCAGAACATTTTCATCTCGGCGTCCACCTTGTCCCAGCAGGCGGCGATGGCTGCCTTCACACCCGAATGCGTGGAGATTCTGGAGGCGCGCCGCCGAGAATTCCAACGCCGGCGGGATTTTCTGGTGCCGGCACTGCGGGCGCTGGGCTTCGATATCCCGGTCGTGCCGGAAGGCGCGTTCTACGTCTACGCCGGGTGCAGCCGCCTCACGGACGACAGCGACCGCTTCTGCTTCGACCTGCTGGAGCGTGCTGGCGTCGCCGTCACTCCCGGGACCGACTTCGGCGAGCACCGGGCGCGCGGCCATGTGCGCTTCGCCTACACCACTTCCCTGGAGCACCTCGAGGAAGGCGTCGAGCGCTTGCGTCGCTTCCTCGGTTGA
- a CDS encoding aminopeptidase has product MHPFQWRIVAGLTVLLLAGCSNVGYYAQSVRGHWDVLRRAQPIPLLLADPATPEPLRQRLEQALAIREFASRELALPDNGSYRSYAALDRPYVVWSVFATPELSLQLKEWCFPVAGCVGYRGYYAQAEAEAFAARLKAQGYDVLVRGVPAYSTLGWFDDPLLSTVIRYPETEIARLIFHELAHQVVYVKDDSVFNESFASAVEREGMRRWLEAHGSDAMRAAYATTRARQEEFVRLVLDYRERLDRVYRSGASDAEKRAQKQRLLGELGQAYRRLKERWGGFSGDGHWFDGELNNAHLASVAAYTRFVPAFEALLAREGGDLPRFYAAVKALARQDKASRLAALEAVAGQAVRPAAALAGGRERESPGADHGSGSGSKAADFYR; this is encoded by the coding sequence ATGCATCCGTTCCAGTGGCGCATCGTCGCGGGTCTGACCGTACTGCTGCTTGCCGGCTGCTCCAACGTGGGCTACTACGCCCAATCGGTGAGGGGACATTGGGACGTGCTGCGGCGGGCCCAGCCGATTCCCCTGCTGTTGGCGGATCCCGCCACACCCGAGCCCCTCAGGCAACGGCTTGAGCAGGCGCTGGCGATCCGCGAATTCGCCAGCCGGGAGCTCGCGCTGCCGGACAACGGCAGCTACCGCAGCTACGCGGCCCTCGATCGACCGTACGTGGTGTGGAGCGTGTTCGCCACGCCCGAGCTGTCGCTCCAGCTCAAGGAGTGGTGCTTTCCGGTGGCGGGATGCGTCGGCTATCGCGGCTATTACGCCCAGGCCGAGGCGGAAGCCTTCGCCGCGCGGCTTAAGGCCCAGGGCTACGATGTGCTGGTGCGGGGCGTGCCGGCCTATTCCACCCTGGGATGGTTCGACGACCCGCTGCTTTCCACCGTCATCCGCTACCCCGAGACCGAGATCGCGCGGTTGATCTTCCACGAGCTGGCGCATCAGGTGGTGTACGTGAAGGACGATTCCGTGTTCAACGAGTCTTTTGCCAGCGCCGTGGAGCGCGAAGGCATGCGCCGCTGGCTGGAAGCCCATGGCTCCGACGCTATGCGGGCCGCCTACGCGACCACCCGCGCGCGCCAGGAAGAATTCGTCCGCTTGGTGTTGGACTACCGGGAACGCTTGGACAGGGTGTACCGCTCCGGCGCCTCCGATGCCGAGAAACGGGCGCAGAAGCAGCGGCTGCTGGGCGAATTGGGACAGGCTTACAGGCGGCTCAAAGAGCGCTGGGGCGGCTTTTCTGGCGACGGCCACTGGTTCGACGGCGAGCTGAACAATGCCCACCTTGCATCGGTCGCAGCTTACACCCGGTTTGTGCCGGCCTTCGAGGCGCTGCTCGCTCGAGAGGGCGGGGACTTGCCGCGCTTCTACGCCGCGGTGAAAGCTCTGGCCCGTCAGGACAAAGCATCGCGCCTCGCGGCGCTGGAAGCGGTGGCGGGACAGGCGGTGAGGCCGGCTGCGGCGCTCGCCGGTGGCCGGGAGCGCGAATCCCCGGGGGCCGATCACGGCTCCGGGAGCGGTTCCAAGGCCGCGGATTTTTACCGCTGA
- a CDS encoding CoA-binding protein translates to MVQFPGIAATRSPMYLEPDIPTLRRILGENRVIAVVGISAHWYRPSHFAAKYMLDHGYRVIPVNPSYEEVLGQKCYPCLRDIAEKVDIVDCFRKSADIPPIVDDAIAIGAKVLWMQIGVINHEAAEKALAAGLEVVMDRCVKIEHARLFGGLNWIGVNTRVISAKRPRWLPY, encoded by the coding sequence ATGGTACAATTCCCGGGCATCGCTGCGACCCGCTCGCCCATGTACCTGGAACCCGACATCCCGACCCTGCGGCGCATCCTCGGGGAGAACCGCGTCATCGCCGTGGTGGGCATCTCCGCCCACTGGTACCGCCCCAGTCACTTTGCGGCGAAGTACATGCTGGACCACGGCTACCGGGTGATCCCGGTCAACCCGTCCTACGAGGAGGTCCTGGGGCAGAAGTGCTATCCCTGCCTGCGGGACATCGCCGAGAAAGTGGATATCGTCGACTGTTTCCGCAAGAGCGCTGACATTCCCCCCATCGTCGATGACGCCATCGCCATTGGTGCCAAGGTCCTCTGGATGCAGATCGGTGTCATCAACCACGAAGCGGCGGAAAAGGCCCTCGCGGCGGGCCTGGAGGTGGTGATGGACCGGTGCGTGAAGATCGAACACGCGCGCCTGTTCGGGGGGCTTAATTGGATCGGAGTCAATACCCGCGTCATTTCCGCCAAGCGACCTCGGTGGTTGCCGTATTGA
- the hisG gene encoding ATP phosphoribosyltransferase, with the protein MQDLIGFPNVAGITIALSKGRILNETLPLLEAAGIVPRDDPHSSRKLILATSRPDLRLVIVRASDVPTYVEHGAADLGVAGRDVLVEHGGAGLYQPLDLRIGVCRMMVAVPAGFDYASAVHRGARLRVATKYVVAAREHFAAKGVHVDLIKLYGSMELAPLTGLADAIVDLVSTGNTLKANNLVAVEEVMPVSSRLIVNQAALKLRRAEIQPLLKALAEAVAGQGREVAHG; encoded by the coding sequence ATGCAGGATCTCATTGGTTTTCCAAACGTGGCCGGCATCACCATCGCCCTGTCGAAGGGACGCATCCTCAACGAGACCCTGCCCCTGCTCGAGGCGGCGGGCATCGTTCCGCGCGACGATCCCCACAGCTCTCGCAAACTCATCCTGGCGACTTCCCGGCCGGACTTGAGGCTGGTGATCGTGCGCGCTTCCGACGTGCCCACCTACGTGGAGCACGGGGCAGCGGACTTGGGCGTGGCCGGGCGCGACGTGCTGGTGGAGCACGGCGGGGCGGGCCTGTACCAGCCGCTCGACCTGCGTATCGGCGTCTGCCGCATGATGGTGGCCGTGCCGGCCGGCTTCGACTACGCGTCCGCCGTGCACCGCGGTGCACGGCTGCGGGTGGCCACCAAGTACGTGGTGGCGGCTCGGGAACACTTCGCAGCCAAAGGCGTGCACGTGGACCTGATCAAGCTCTACGGCTCCATGGAGCTCGCCCCTCTCACCGGGCTCGCGGATGCCATTGTGGATCTGGTGAGCACGGGCAACACGCTCAAAGCCAACAACTTGGTGGCGGTGGAGGAAGTGATGCCGGTCTCCTCCCGCCTCATCGTGAACCAGGCCGCGCTCAAACTGCGGCGGGCCGAAATCCAGCCGCTGCTCAAGGCGCTGGCCGAGGCGGTGGCGGGGCAGGGGCGGGAGGTGGCCCATGGCTAG
- the hisD gene encoding histidinol dehydrogenase: protein MARLRRLSTAQADFDARLAELLAFESAQDSQVEATVAAILADVKRRGDAAVLEYTRRFDGIDARTMSELELPTKRLEEALTRLPAEQRDALTQAAARIRAYHERQVQSSWSYTDGEGTLLGQQVTPLDRVGLYVPGGKAAYPSSVLMNALPAKVAGVPELVMVVPMPRGEQNELVLAAAAIAGVSRVFTIGGAQAVAALAYGTETIPQVDKIVGPGNAYVAAAKRRVFGVVGIDMVAGPSEILVVCDGSTAPDWIAMDLFSQAEHDELAQAILVSPDAAYIEAVAASIERLLPQMERQAVIRAALERRGALITVRDLDEACAIANRIAPEHLELSVEDPERWLPKIRHAGAIFLGKYTSEALGDYCAGPNHVLPTSRTARFSSPLGVYDFQKRSSVIRVRAAGASRLGRIAATLARGEGLQAHARSAELRVGEEGD from the coding sequence ATGGCTAGGTTGCGGCGTTTGTCCACCGCGCAAGCGGACTTCGACGCCCGGCTCGCCGAGCTACTGGCTTTCGAGTCTGCCCAGGATTCCCAGGTGGAAGCCACCGTGGCCGCGATCCTGGCGGACGTGAAGCGCCGCGGGGACGCGGCGGTGCTCGAGTACACGCGTCGCTTCGACGGGATCGACGCCCGGACGATGAGCGAGCTGGAGCTGCCGACGAAGCGGCTTGAGGAAGCGCTCACGCGCCTGCCTGCGGAGCAGCGGGATGCCCTGACCCAGGCGGCGGCGCGCATCCGGGCGTATCACGAGCGACAGGTGCAGTCCTCGTGGTCTTACACCGACGGCGAGGGGACCCTGCTCGGGCAGCAGGTGACACCCCTGGACCGGGTAGGACTCTACGTGCCTGGCGGCAAAGCAGCGTATCCCTCCTCGGTGCTCATGAATGCCCTGCCCGCGAAGGTGGCGGGCGTGCCCGAGCTGGTGATGGTCGTGCCCATGCCCCGGGGCGAGCAGAACGAGCTGGTGCTCGCCGCTGCGGCGATCGCGGGCGTCTCGCGGGTGTTCACCATCGGCGGCGCCCAGGCAGTGGCGGCGCTCGCCTACGGCACCGAGACCATCCCCCAGGTGGACAAGATCGTGGGACCTGGCAACGCTTACGTGGCGGCTGCCAAGCGCCGGGTATTTGGCGTGGTGGGCATCGACATGGTGGCGGGTCCCTCCGAGATCCTGGTGGTCTGCGACGGGTCCACGGCGCCCGACTGGATCGCCATGGATCTCTTCTCCCAGGCCGAGCACGATGAGCTCGCCCAGGCCATCCTGGTTTCTCCCGACGCGGCTTACATCGAGGCCGTGGCGGCCAGCATCGAGCGCCTTTTGCCCCAGATGGAGCGCCAGGCGGTGATCCGGGCGGCGCTGGAGCGGCGGGGAGCGCTGATCACGGTGCGGGACCTGGACGAAGCGTGTGCCATCGCCAATCGCATTGCGCCCGAGCACCTGGAGCTGTCGGTGGAGGATCCCGAGCGATGGCTGCCGAAAATCCGGCACGCGGGGGCCATCTTTCTCGGCAAATACACCTCCGAAGCGCTGGGGGACTATTGCGCTGGCCCGAACCACGTGCTGCCCACTTCGCGCACGGCCCGCTTCTCCTCGCCGCTCGGGGTCTACGATTTCCAGAAGCGCTCCAGCGTGATCCGCGTCCGCGCCGCTGGCGCGTCCCGGCTGGGCCGCATCGCCGCCACGCTCGCCCGGGGCGAAGGGCTGCAGGCCCACGCCCGTTCGGCAGAGCTGAGGGTGGGAGAGGAAGGAGACTGA